A single Triticum dicoccoides isolate Atlit2015 ecotype Zavitan chromosome 2A, WEW_v2.0, whole genome shotgun sequence DNA region contains:
- the LOC119352918 gene encoding probable nicotianamine synthase 2 — translation MAAQNKEVDALVQKITGLHAAIAKLPSLSPSPDVDALFTELVTACVPPSPVDVTKLGPEAQEMREGLIRLCSEAEGKLEAHYSDMLAAFDNPLDHLGMFPYYNNYINLSKLEYELLARYVPGGIAPARVAFIGSGPLPFSSFVLAARHLPDTMFDNYDPCSAANDRASKLFRADKDVGARMSFHTADVADLAGELSKYDVVFLAALVGMAAEDKAKVIAHLGAHMADGAALVVRSAHGARGFLYPIVDPQDIAGGGFKVLAVCHPDDDVVNSVIIAQKSKDLHANGLHRGHGGQCAHGTVPVVNPPCRFGEMVTDMAQKREEFANAEVVF, via the coding sequence ATGGCTGCCCAGAACAAGGAGGTGGATGCCCTGGTCCAGAAGATCACCGGACTCCACGCCGCCATCGCCAAGCTGCCGTCGCTCAGCCCGTCCCCGGACGTCGACGCGCTCTTCACCGAGCTGGTCACCGCGTGCGTTCCCCCGAGCCCCGTGGATGTGACCAAGCTCGGCCCGGAGGCGCAGGAGATGCGGGAGGGCCTCATCCGCCTCTGCTCTGAGGCCGAGGGGAAGCTGGAGGCGCACTACTCCGACATGCTCGCCGCCTTTGACAACCCGCTCGACCACCTCGGCATGTTCCCCTACTACAATAACTACATCAACCTCAGCAAGCTCGAGTACGAGCTCCTGGCGCGCTACGTGCCCGGCGGCATCGCCCCGGCCCGCGTCGCCTTCATCGGCTCTGGCCCACTGCCGTTCAGCTCTTTCGTCCTCGCCGCACGCCACTTGCCCGACACCATGTTCGACAACTACGACCCATGTAGCGCGGCCAATGACCGCGCCAGCAAGCTGTTCCGCGCGGACAAGGACGTGGGCGCCCGCATGTCGTTCCACACGGCCGAcgtcgcggacctcgccggcgagctCTCTAAGTACGACGTCGTCTTCCTGGCCGCGCTTGTGGGCATGGCCGCCGAGGACAAGGCCAAGGTGATCGCGCACCTCGGTGCACACATGGCTGACGGGGCGGCCCTCGTTGTACGCAGTGCGCACGGGGCACGCGGGTTCCTGTACCCGATCGTAGACCCCCAGGACATCGCCGGAGGCGGGTTCAAGGTGCTGGCCGTGTGCCACCCCGACGACGACGTGGTGAACTCCGTTATCATCGCACAGAAGTCCAAGGACTTGCATGCCAATGGACTTCACCGTGGGCATGGTGGACAGTGCGCGCATGGCACGGTGCCAGTGGTCAACCCACCGTGCAGGTTTGGTGAAATGGTGACAGACATGGCCCAGAAGAGAGAGGAGTTTGCCAACGCCGAAGTGGTCTTTTGA